In Pseudomonas fluorescens, one genomic interval encodes:
- the murA gene encoding UDP-N-acetylglucosamine 1-carboxyvinyltransferase, with protein MDKLIITGGVRLDGEIRISGAKNSALPILAATLLCDGPVTVGNLPHLHDITTMIELFGRMGIEPVIDEKLSVEIDPRTIKTLIAPYELVKTMRASILVLGPMVARFGEAEVALPGGCAIGSRPVDLHIRGLEAMGAVIDVEGGYIKAKAPEGGLRGASFFFDTVSVTGTENIMMAAALAKGRSVLQNAAREPEVVDLANFLNAMGAKVSGAGTDTITIDGVERLGSCFYKVMPDRIETGTYLVAAAVTGGRVKVKDTDPTILEAVLEKLREAGAEVTSGEDWIELNMHGKRPKAVNVRTAPYPAFPTDMQAQFISLNAIAEGTGAVIETIFENRFMHVYELHRMGARIQVEGNTAIVTGTEVLKGAPVMATDLRASASLVISALVAEGDTLIDRIYHIDRGYECIEEKLQMLGAKIRRVPG; from the coding sequence ATGGATAAATTGATTATTACCGGTGGCGTTCGTCTTGATGGCGAAATCCGTATCTCCGGGGCGAAGAACTCCGCCCTGCCGATTCTGGCTGCCACCCTGCTGTGCGATGGCCCGGTGACCGTTGGCAACCTGCCGCACCTGCACGACATCACCACCATGATCGAGCTGTTCGGTCGCATGGGCATCGAGCCGGTGATCGACGAGAAACTCAGCGTCGAAATCGACCCACGCACCATCAAGACCCTGATCGCGCCGTACGAACTGGTGAAAACCATGCGTGCCTCGATCCTGGTATTGGGCCCGATGGTTGCGCGTTTCGGTGAAGCCGAAGTCGCCCTGCCTGGCGGTTGCGCCATCGGTTCGCGTCCGGTTGACCTGCACATCCGTGGCCTCGAAGCCATGGGCGCGGTGATCGACGTCGAAGGCGGCTACATCAAGGCCAAGGCGCCTGAAGGCGGCCTGCGCGGCGCCAGCTTCTTCTTCGATACCGTCAGTGTGACCGGTACCGAAAACATCATGATGGCAGCTGCCCTGGCCAAGGGCCGCAGCGTCCTGCAGAACGCCGCGCGCGAGCCGGAAGTGGTTGACCTGGCGAACTTCCTCAACGCCATGGGCGCCAAGGTTTCCGGCGCCGGCACCGACACCATCACCATCGATGGCGTCGAGCGTCTGGGTTCGTGCTTCTACAAGGTCATGCCTGACCGTATCGAAACCGGCACCTACCTGGTGGCCGCTGCGGTCACCGGTGGCCGCGTGAAGGTCAAGGACACCGATCCGACCATCCTCGAAGCCGTTCTGGAAAAGCTCCGTGAAGCCGGCGCTGAAGTAACCAGCGGTGAAGACTGGATCGAGCTGAACATGCACGGCAAGCGCCCGAAAGCGGTCAACGTGCGCACCGCGCCGTACCCGGCGTTCCCGACCGACATGCAGGCCCAGTTCATCTCGCTCAACGCCATTGCCGAAGGCACAGGCGCAGTGATCGAGACGATCTTCGAAAACCGTTTCATGCACGTGTACGAACTGCACCGCATGGGCGCCAGGATCCAGGTCGAAGGCAACACCGCGATCGTCACCGGTACTGAAGTCCTGAAGGGCGCGCCAGTGATGGCCACTGACCTGCGTGCTTCGGCCAGCCTGGTGATCTCGGCACTGGTGGCCGAAGGCGACACCCTGATCGATCGCATCTACCACATAGACCGTGGTTACGAGTGCATCGAAGAAAAACTGCAGATGCTGGGCGCCAAGATCCGTCGCGTTCCGGGCTGA
- the hisG gene encoding ATP phosphoribosyltransferase, with protein sequence MLTIALSKGRILDDTLPLLAEAGIVPTENPDKSRKLIIPTTQDDVRLLIVRATDVPTYVEHGAADLGVAGKDVLMEYTGQGLYEPLDLQIAQCKLMTAGKIGAAEPKGRLRVATKFVNVAKRYYAEQGRQVDIIKLYGSMELAPLIGLADKIIDVVDTGNTLRANGLEPQELIATISSRLVVNKASMKMQHARIQALIDTLRNAVESRHRG encoded by the coding sequence ATGTTGACCATCGCACTGTCCAAGGGCCGCATCCTTGACGACACCCTGCCGCTTCTCGCTGAAGCCGGCATCGTGCCGACCGAGAATCCGGACAAGAGCCGCAAGCTGATCATCCCCACCACTCAGGATGACGTACGTCTGTTGATCGTGCGTGCCACCGACGTGCCGACCTATGTCGAGCATGGCGCGGCCGACCTCGGCGTCGCCGGTAAAGACGTGTTGATGGAATACACCGGCCAGGGCCTGTACGAGCCGCTGGATCTGCAGATTGCCCAGTGCAAGCTGATGACCGCCGGCAAGATCGGCGCGGCCGAGCCCAAGGGCCGCCTGCGCGTGGCGACCAAGTTCGTCAACGTCGCCAAGCGTTACTACGCCGAGCAGGGCCGTCAGGTCGACATCATCAAGCTCTACGGTTCGATGGAGCTGGCGCCACTGATCGGTCTGGCCGACAAGATCATCGACGTGGTCGACACCGGCAACACCCTGCGCGCCAACGGCCTGGAACCCCAGGAACTGATCGCCACGATCAGCTCGCGCCTGGTGGTCAACAAGGCTTCGATGAAGATGCAACACGCCCGAATCCAGGCGTTGATCGATACCCTGCGCAACGCAGTGGAATCGCGACACCGCGGCTGA
- the hisD gene encoding histidinol dehydrogenase, with translation MTAPTAIRRLNAADPDFAHHLDHLLSWESVSDDSVNQRVLDIIKAVRERGDAALVEFTQKFDGLEVASMADLILPRERLELALTRITVAQREALEKAAARVRSYHEKQKQDSWSYTEADGTVLGQKVTPLDRAGLYVPGGKASYPSSVLMNAIPAKVAGVTEVVMVVPTPRGELNELVLAAACIAGVDRVFTIGGAQAVAALAYGTESVPQVDKVVGPGNIYVATAKRHVFGQVGIDMIAGPSEILVVCDGQTDPDWIAMDLFSQAEHDEDAQAILVSPDAEFLDKVAASIDKLLPTMDRATIIETSINGRGALIHVRDMAQAIEVANRIAPEHLELSVADPQAWLPQIRHAGAIFMGRHTSEALGDYCAGPNHVLPTSGTARFSSPLGVYDFQKRSSIIFCSEAGASELGKTASVLARGESLSAHARSAEYRIKAEQKGN, from the coding sequence ATGACCGCACCGACTGCAATTCGCCGACTCAACGCTGCTGACCCGGATTTCGCGCATCATCTGGATCATCTGCTGAGCTGGGAAAGTGTGTCTGACGACTCGGTCAATCAGCGCGTGCTGGACATCATCAAGGCGGTGCGCGAGCGCGGTGACGCGGCGCTGGTCGAGTTCACCCAGAAGTTCGACGGCCTCGAAGTGGCGTCGATGGCTGACCTGATTCTGCCGCGCGAGCGCCTGGAGCTGGCCCTGACTCGCATCACTGTGGCGCAGCGCGAAGCGCTGGAAAAAGCCGCGGCGCGAGTGCGCAGCTATCACGAAAAACAGAAACAGGATTCCTGGAGCTACACCGAGGCCGACGGCACCGTACTCGGGCAGAAGGTCACGCCGCTGGATCGCGCCGGCCTTTACGTACCGGGCGGCAAGGCGTCGTACCCGTCTTCGGTGTTGATGAACGCGATTCCGGCCAAGGTCGCCGGCGTGACCGAAGTGGTCATGGTCGTGCCGACCCCGCGCGGTGAGCTCAATGAACTGGTGCTGGCGGCGGCGTGCATTGCCGGCGTTGACCGGGTGTTCACCATCGGCGGCGCACAAGCGGTTGCCGCGCTGGCTTACGGCACCGAAAGCGTGCCACAGGTGGACAAGGTGGTCGGCCCGGGCAACATCTATGTCGCCACCGCCAAGCGTCACGTGTTCGGTCAGGTCGGCATCGACATGATCGCCGGCCCGTCGGAAATCCTTGTGGTGTGCGACGGCCAGACCGATCCGGACTGGATCGCCATGGACCTGTTCTCCCAGGCCGAACACGACGAAGACGCCCAGGCGATTCTGGTCAGCCCGGATGCCGAATTCCTCGACAAGGTCGCCGCCAGCATCGACAAACTGCTGCCGACCATGGACCGCGCGACCATCATCGAAACCTCGATCAATGGTCGCGGTGCATTGATTCATGTGCGCGACATGGCGCAAGCCATCGAAGTCGCCAACCGTATCGCCCCGGAACACCTGGAGCTGTCGGTCGCTGATCCACAAGCGTGGTTGCCGCAGATCCGTCACGCCGGCGCGATCTTCATGGGCCGCCACACCTCCGAAGCGCTGGGCGACTACTGCGCTGGCCCGAACCACGTGCTGCCGACCTCCGGCACTGCGCGGTTCTCCTCGCCGCTGGGTGTGTACGACTTCCAGAAACGTTCGTCGATCATCTTCTGCTCCGAGGCCGGTGCTTCCGAGCTGGGCAAGACCGCTTCGGTGCTGGCCCGTGGCGAATCCCTGAGTGCGCACGCACGCAGCGCCGAATACCGCATCAAAGCTGAGCAGAAGGGGAACTGA
- the hisC gene encoding histidinol-phosphate transaminase → MSKFWSPFVKDLVPYVPGEQPKLTKLVKLNTNENPYGPSPKALAAMQTELNDNLRLYPDPNSDLLKNAVANYYGVQSNQVFLGNGSDEVLAHIFHGLLQHEQPLLFPDISYSFYPVYCGLYGIQFDAVPLDAQFQINPADYAKRNGGIIFPNPNAPTGCLLALEAVEQILKASPDSVVVVDEAYIDFGGETAISLVDRYPNLLVTQTLSKSRSLAGLRVGLAVGHPDLIEALERIKNSFNSYPLDRLAIVGAAAAFEDREYFDKTCRLVIESREWVIAQLQAKGFEVLPSAANFIFARHPQHDAAGLAAKLREQGVIVRHFKQERIAQFLRISIGTPEQNQALIDGLGDL, encoded by the coding sequence ATGAGTAAATTCTGGAGTCCGTTCGTCAAGGATCTGGTGCCGTATGTGCCGGGCGAACAGCCAAAGCTGACCAAACTGGTCAAGCTCAACACCAACGAAAACCCCTACGGCCCGTCGCCAAAAGCCCTGGCGGCGATGCAGACCGAACTGAACGACAACCTGCGTCTGTACCCAGACCCGAACAGCGATCTGCTGAAAAACGCCGTCGCTAACTACTACGGCGTGCAGAGCAATCAAGTGTTCCTCGGCAATGGTTCGGACGAAGTGCTGGCGCACATCTTCCACGGTCTGCTGCAACACGAGCAGCCGCTGCTGTTCCCGGACATCAGCTACAGCTTCTATCCGGTGTATTGCGGTCTGTACGGCATCCAGTTCGATGCCGTGCCGCTGGACGCGCAGTTCCAGATCAACCCGGCGGACTACGCCAAGCGGAATGGCGGGATCATCTTCCCCAACCCGAATGCACCGACCGGTTGCCTGTTGGCGCTGGAGGCGGTCGAGCAGATCCTCAAGGCCAGCCCGGATTCGGTGGTTGTGGTGGACGAGGCTTATATCGACTTCGGCGGCGAAACCGCGATCAGTCTGGTGGATCGTTATCCGAACCTGCTGGTGACCCAGACCCTGTCCAAGTCGCGCTCGCTGGCCGGGCTGCGCGTTGGTCTGGCGGTGGGTCATCCGGATCTGATCGAAGCGCTGGAGCGGATCAAGAACAGCTTCAACTCCTATCCGCTGGATCGTCTGGCGATTGTCGGTGCGGCGGCAGCGTTCGAGGATCGCGAGTATTTCGACAAGACCTGCCGTCTGGTGATCGAGAGCCGTGAGTGGGTCATCGCGCAATTGCAGGCCAAGGGCTTTGAGGTGCTGCCGTCGGCGGCGAACTTCATCTTCGCCCGGCACCCGCAACACGATGCAGCAGGGCTGGCAGCCAAACTGCGCGAGCAGGGTGTGATCGTGCGTCACTTCAAGCAGGAGCGGATTGCCCAGTTCCTGCGGATCTCGATCGGTACGCCGGAGCAGAATCAGGCGCTGATTGATGGGCTTGGCGACCTCTAA
- a CDS encoding DUF4198 domain-containing protein, giving the protein MQYGKTLLIIAALFVTQASAHGLWTEQRRGNIEVIYGHGAEDNAFKAQKISGAWAYDTSGKMIPVSVECLSDHARLKPLKTPAVMAVALNNGMWSQTADRKWINEGRSKVPGAVEATETLKYSLAIYQPEAKLPRLEQIKLLILPEVDPLTVGPGKSLPVRVLLDGKPAAGVKLIGDYRNAPNTLSTETDKDGRAQVLVRNEGLNVIAAQVEVPVKDSADVNSRGLFSSLTFLGEPHHE; this is encoded by the coding sequence ATGCAATACGGCAAAACCCTACTGATCATCGCCGCTTTGTTCGTCACTCAAGCCTCGGCCCATGGCCTGTGGACCGAACAACGGCGCGGCAACATCGAAGTGATCTACGGCCATGGCGCCGAAGACAATGCCTTCAAGGCGCAGAAAATCAGCGGCGCCTGGGCCTATGACACAAGCGGCAAAATGATCCCGGTGAGCGTCGAATGCCTGTCCGATCACGCGCGCCTGAAGCCGCTAAAAACACCGGCGGTCATGGCCGTCGCACTGAACAACGGCATGTGGTCGCAAACCGCCGACAGAAAATGGATCAACGAAGGCCGCAGCAAAGTGCCGGGTGCTGTCGAAGCCACCGAGACGCTCAAGTACAGCCTGGCGATTTATCAACCGGAAGCAAAGTTGCCCAGGCTTGAGCAGATCAAGTTGCTGATTTTGCCGGAGGTCGACCCGCTGACCGTCGGCCCGGGCAAATCATTGCCGGTACGGGTGTTGCTCGATGGCAAGCCGGCAGCGGGCGTGAAGCTGATTGGCGACTATCGCAATGCACCGAACACCCTGAGCACTGAAACGGACAAGGACGGACGCGCGCAAGTGCTGGTGCGTAATGAAGGATTGAATGTGATTGCGGCGCAGGTGGAAGTGCCGGTGAAGGACAGCGCGGATGTGAACAGTCGCGGGCTGTTCAGTTCGCTGACGTTCCTTGGCGAACCGCATCACGAGTAA
- a CDS encoding TonB-dependent siderophore receptor, producing the protein MSSRKKASLLGLTLGLLGDPVFAEDPQPLELDAISVTSDYESPSGPVSGYRATRSASATKTDTAIRDIPQAISVVPASVLKDLGSHNVERALEFAGGVSKQNNFGGLTLYEYSVRGFTTSEFYKDGFSANRGYPSTPDAANVERIEVLKGPAASLYGRGDPGGTVNIVTKKPQPEAFTTLQTSAGSWDRYRTALDVNTPLDEQGDVLSRINLAVEDNHSFRDHVDSQRVFVAPSISWQLSPDTSLLVESEIVRHNSTFDRGIVAPNNKWNGVSRSTFLGEPNDGNIDNHNNLLQATLEHHLSDSWKLRLASHYKEGKLWGDASESRALNADGHTVNRRYRERDTNWHDSITQLELRGLFDLGSWQHELLIGTEYENFRKNERVTTIAGGPYAIDIYKPIYGQPKPNGPRSGTDFFEHVESHALNLQDQIIFTDKLRGMIGARFEHFDQRIDDHTHDAKSQQTHDALTQRAGLLYQLTPNTGLFANASTSFKPNNGLDASGKSFDPEEGVGYEIGIKNELFDERLSSTLAYFHIDKENVLALDPNTDTSRAMGKARSRGFDWQVTGQVTDAVRVMGAFAYIDAEVTKGDAAIPTGSRILGVAKRSGSLLGVYEFQDGHLRGSDVGAAFTYVGDRSGEAGGDFELPAYHTFDLLAHYKASDNVTVGLNLNNLFDEKYYERSYSNYWVNPGEPRNFTVSLTLNL; encoded by the coding sequence ATGTCGTCTCGAAAAAAGGCTTCGCTGCTTGGCCTGACCCTGGGCCTGCTGGGCGATCCGGTCTTCGCCGAAGATCCGCAACCCCTCGAACTCGACGCCATCAGCGTCACTTCCGATTATGAATCCCCCAGCGGGCCGGTCAGCGGCTACCGCGCGACGCGCTCCGCCAGTGCAACCAAAACCGACACCGCCATCCGCGACATTCCCCAAGCGATCAGCGTGGTGCCGGCCAGCGTGCTCAAGGATCTGGGCAGCCACAATGTCGAACGCGCACTGGAATTTGCCGGCGGCGTGTCGAAGCAGAACAATTTTGGCGGCCTGACGCTGTACGAATACAGCGTACGCGGCTTCACCACCTCGGAGTTCTACAAGGACGGTTTCAGCGCCAATCGCGGCTACCCGAGCACGCCGGACGCGGCCAATGTGGAGCGCATCGAAGTCCTCAAAGGTCCGGCCGCGAGCCTGTATGGCCGTGGCGATCCTGGCGGCACGGTAAACATCGTCACCAAAAAGCCGCAGCCCGAAGCGTTCACCACCCTGCAGACCAGCGCTGGCAGCTGGGATCGTTATCGCACGGCACTGGACGTCAACACGCCGCTCGACGAGCAGGGGGACGTGCTCTCACGGATCAACCTCGCGGTCGAAGACAACCACAGCTTCCGTGATCACGTCGACAGCCAGCGGGTCTTCGTCGCACCTTCGATCAGTTGGCAACTGAGCCCGGACACTTCGTTGTTGGTGGAAAGTGAAATCGTCCGGCACAACTCCACGTTCGACCGAGGAATCGTCGCGCCGAACAACAAATGGAACGGCGTTTCGCGCTCGACCTTCCTCGGTGAACCGAACGACGGCAACATCGACAACCACAACAACCTGCTCCAGGCCACCCTCGAACATCACCTCAGCGACAGCTGGAAACTGCGTCTGGCCAGCCACTACAAGGAAGGCAAACTGTGGGGCGACGCGTCTGAAAGTCGTGCGCTGAACGCCGATGGTCACACGGTCAACCGACGCTACCGCGAACGGGACACTAACTGGCACGACAGCATCACCCAATTGGAGCTGCGCGGTCTGTTCGACCTCGGCTCGTGGCAGCACGAACTGCTGATCGGCACCGAATACGAGAACTTCCGCAAGAACGAACGCGTCACTACCATCGCTGGCGGTCCCTACGCCATCGACATCTACAAGCCGATCTACGGCCAACCGAAACCCAACGGCCCACGCTCGGGTACTGACTTCTTCGAACACGTCGAAAGCCACGCACTGAACCTGCAGGATCAAATCATCTTCACCGACAAACTGCGCGGAATGATCGGCGCACGCTTCGAACACTTTGATCAACGCATCGACGATCACACCCACGATGCCAAAAGCCAGCAGACTCACGACGCCCTCACCCAACGCGCCGGCCTGCTCTATCAGTTGACGCCGAACACCGGCCTGTTCGCCAACGCCTCGACCTCGTTCAAACCGAATAACGGCCTCGACGCCTCCGGCAAATCCTTCGATCCCGAAGAAGGTGTCGGCTACGAAATCGGCATCAAGAACGAACTGTTCGACGAGCGCCTGAGCAGCACCCTCGCCTACTTCCACATCGACAAGGAAAACGTCCTCGCCCTAGATCCGAACACCGATACCAGCCGCGCGATGGGCAAGGCGCGCAGTCGCGGTTTCGACTGGCAAGTGACCGGGCAAGTGACCGATGCCGTGCGGGTGATGGGTGCCTTCGCTTACATCGACGCTGAAGTGACCAAGGGCGACGCAGCAATCCCGACCGGCAGCCGCATCCTCGGCGTGGCCAAGCGCAGTGGCAGCCTGCTCGGTGTGTACGAATTTCAGGACGGCCATTTGCGCGGCTCGGACGTCGGCGCGGCGTTCACCTATGTCGGCGATCGCTCCGGTGAAGCCGGCGGTGATTTTGAACTGCCGGCCTATCACACCTTCGATCTGCTGGCCCATTACAAGGCCAGCGACAACGTCACGGTTGGCCTGAACCTGAACAACCTCTTCGACGAAAAATACTACGAGCGCTCCTACAGCAATTACTGGGTCAACCCCGGCGAGCCGCGCAATTTCACCGTCAGCCTGACACTCAACCTGTAA
- the algW gene encoding Do family serine endopeptidase AlgW: protein MLKALRFFGWPLLAGVLIALLIIQRYPQWVGLPSLDVNLQQAPQTTSVQQGPVSYADAVTIAAPSVVNLYTTKVINKPAHPLFEDPQFRRFFGDNSPKQKRMESSLGSGVIMSPEGYILTNNHVTTGADQIVVALKDGRETLARVIGSDPETDLAVLKIDLKNLPAITVGRSDSIRIGDVALAIGNPFGVGQTVTMGIISATGRNQLGLNNYEDFIQTDAAINPGNSGGALVDANGNLTGINTAIFSKSGGSQGIGFAIPVKLAMEVMKSIIEHGQVIRGWLGIEVQPLTQELAESFGLSGRPGIVVAGIFRDGPAQKAGLQLGDVILSIDGEPAGDGRKSMNQVARIKPTDKVTIQVMRNGKELKLTAEIGLRPPPAPVKEEE from the coding sequence ATGCTCAAGGCGCTGCGTTTTTTCGGCTGGCCGCTGTTGGCCGGTGTGCTTATCGCTCTGTTGATTATTCAGCGTTACCCGCAGTGGGTCGGGCTGCCGAGCCTCGATGTCAACCTGCAACAGGCCCCGCAAACCACCAGCGTGCAGCAGGGGCCGGTGTCCTATGCCGACGCGGTGACCATCGCCGCACCGTCGGTGGTCAACCTTTACACCACCAAGGTCATCAACAAACCGGCGCACCCGCTGTTTGAAGACCCGCAGTTCCGGCGCTTCTTCGGTGACAACTCGCCGAAGCAGAAACGCATGGAATCGAGCCTCGGTTCCGGGGTGATCATGAGCCCGGAAGGCTACATTCTGACCAATAACCACGTGACCACCGGCGCCGACCAGATCGTGGTGGCGCTCAAGGACGGTCGCGAAACCCTCGCCCGGGTGATCGGCAGCGATCCGGAAACCGACCTCGCGGTGCTGAAGATCGACCTGAAAAACCTGCCGGCGATCACCGTCGGCCGCTCCGACAGCATCCGCATCGGCGATGTCGCGCTGGCCATCGGCAACCCGTTCGGCGTCGGCCAGACCGTGACCATGGGCATCATCAGTGCCACCGGGCGTAACCAGTTGGGCCTGAACAACTACGAAGACTTCATCCAGACCGACGCGGCGATCAACCCGGGCAACTCCGGCGGCGCGCTGGTCGATGCCAACGGCAACCTCACCGGCATCAATACGGCGATCTTCTCCAAGTCCGGCGGCTCGCAGGGCATCGGTTTTGCGATCCCGGTGAAACTGGCGATGGAGGTAATGAAGTCGATCATCGAGCACGGTCAGGTGATTCGTGGCTGGCTCGGTATTGAAGTGCAGCCGCTGACCCAGGAACTGGCCGAGTCGTTTGGCCTGTCCGGGCGTCCGGGGATTGTCGTGGCGGGCATCTTCCGCGATGGCCCGGCACAGAAGGCCGGCCTGCAACTGGGTGACGTGATTCTGAGTATCGACGGCGAACCGGCCGGTGATGGCCGCAAGTCCATGAACCAGGTGGCGCGGATCAAGCCGACTGACAAAGTGACCATTCAGGTCATGCGCAACGGCAAAGAGCTGAAGCTCACCGCTGAAATCGGCCTGCGTCCGCCGCCTGCACCGGTGAAAGAAGAAGAGTAA
- a CDS encoding Nif3-like dinuclear metal center hexameric protein: MAVALSTLVEEADRYLGSAKIADYCPNGLQVEGRPQVMRIVSGVTASQALLDAAVEAEADLILVHHGYFWKGENPCITGMKQRRLKTLLKHDISLLAYHLPLDLHPEVGNNVQLARQLDITVEGPLDPDNFKIVGLVGSLSEPMTPRDFARKVKDVMGREPLLVEGSGMIRRVGWCTGGGQGYIDQGVAAGVDLFLSGEASEQTFHSARENDISFIAAGHHATERYGVQALGDYLAKRFALEHIFIDCPNPI; the protein is encoded by the coding sequence ATGGCCGTCGCCCTCAGCACCCTCGTCGAAGAAGCCGACCGTTACCTTGGCAGTGCGAAAATCGCCGATTATTGCCCCAACGGCCTGCAGGTCGAAGGCCGACCGCAAGTGATGCGCATCGTCAGTGGCGTCACCGCCAGTCAGGCGCTGCTTGACGCGGCGGTGGAGGCCGAGGCCGATCTGATACTGGTGCATCACGGTTATTTCTGGAAAGGCGAGAACCCGTGCATCACCGGCATGAAGCAGCGGCGCTTGAAGACTTTGCTCAAGCACGACATCAGTCTGCTCGCCTATCACTTGCCGCTGGATCTGCATCCGGAGGTCGGCAACAACGTGCAACTGGCGCGTCAGCTGGACATTACCGTTGAAGGGCCACTGGATCCGGACAACTTCAAAATTGTCGGACTGGTCGGGTCGTTGAGCGAGCCAATGACCCCAAGGGATTTCGCCCGCAAGGTTAAAGACGTCATGGGCCGCGAGCCGCTGCTGGTCGAGGGCAGTGGGATGATTCGTCGGGTCGGCTGGTGCACCGGTGGCGGGCAGGGCTATATCGATCAGGGCGTGGCGGCGGGTGTCGATCTGTTCCTCAGTGGTGAAGCCTCCGAGCAGACCTTCCACAGTGCGCGGGAAAACGACATCAGCTTCATCGCCGCCGGCCACCACGCCACCGAGCGCTATGGCGTGCAGGCGTTGGGTGACTACCTGGCAAAACGTTTCGCCCTCGAACACATCTTCATCGATTGCCCGAACCCGATCTGA
- the cysD gene encoding sulfate adenylyltransferase subunit CysD, whose protein sequence is MVDKLTHLKQLEAESIHIIREVAAEFDNPVMLYSIGKDSAVMLHLARKAFFPGKLPFPVMHVDTRWKFQEMYKFRDKMVEELGLDLITHINPDGVAQNINPFTHGSAKHTDIMKTEGLKQALDKHGFDAAFGGARRDEEKSRAKERVYSFRDSKHRWDPKNQRPELWNVYNGKVNKGESIRVFPLSNWTELDIWQYIYLEGIPIVPLYFAAEREVIEKNGTLIMIDDDRILEHLSDEDKARIVKKKVRFRTLGCYPLTGAVESEAETLTDIIQEMLLTRTSERQGRVIDHDGAGSMEDKKRQGYF, encoded by the coding sequence ATGGTCGACAAACTGACGCATCTGAAACAGCTGGAGGCGGAAAGCATCCACATCATCCGCGAGGTGGCCGCCGAGTTCGACAACCCGGTGATGCTGTACTCCATCGGTAAAGACTCCGCCGTGATGCTGCATCTGGCACGCAAGGCGTTCTTCCCGGGCAAACTGCCGTTTCCGGTGATGCACGTCGACACTCGCTGGAAATTCCAGGAGATGTACAAGTTCCGCGACAAGATGGTCGAAGAGCTGGGCCTGGACCTGATCACCCACATCAACCCCGATGGCGTGGCGCAGAACATCAACCCGTTCACCCACGGCAGCGCCAAACACACCGACATCATGAAGACCGAGGGCCTGAAACAGGCGCTCGACAAGCATGGTTTCGACGCCGCGTTCGGCGGCGCCCGTCGCGATGAAGAGAAATCCCGCGCGAAAGAGCGCGTGTACTCGTTCCGCGACAGCAAGCACCGCTGGGACCCGAAAAACCAGCGCCCTGAGCTGTGGAACGTCTACAACGGCAAGGTCAACAAGGGCGAATCCATTCGTGTGTTCCCGTTGTCGAACTGGACCGAGCTGGACATCTGGCAATACATCTACCTCGAAGGCATCCCGATCGTGCCGCTGTACTTCGCCGCCGAGCGCGAAGTGATCGAGAAGAACGGCACGCTGATCATGATCGACGACGACCGCATCCTCGAACACCTGTCCGACGAGGACAAGGCACGCATTGTCAAAAAGAAAGTGCGTTTCCGTACCCTTGGCTGCTACCCGTTGACGGGCGCGGTGGAGTCCGAGGCTGAAACCCTCACGGACATCATTCAGGAAATGCTCCTGACGCGAACTTCCGAGCGCCAGGGCCGGGTCATCGACCACGATGGCGCAGGCTCGATGGAAGACAAGAAACGTCAGGGTTATTTCTAA